One Pseudomonas fluorescens genomic region harbors:
- a CDS encoding cell wall hydrolase produces MTLTDKDRDILARTLWGEARGESLAGQLAVAWTIRNRVNDGKTKSWWGEGYVGVCQKPYQFSCWNKTDPNYQFLIGVKQIPFRELAQCRIAADQVIDGKVPDPTGGATHYYATSIKAPGWAAKAKQTLKLGHHVFFKDVP; encoded by the coding sequence ATGACTTTGACTGATAAAGACCGAGACATACTTGCCCGCACGCTTTGGGGGGAGGCGCGCGGCGAATCACTGGCTGGACAGTTAGCCGTGGCCTGGACGATTCGCAATCGAGTGAACGACGGTAAGACCAAGTCGTGGTGGGGCGAGGGCTACGTGGGCGTGTGCCAGAAGCCTTATCAGTTCAGCTGCTGGAACAAAACAGACCCGAACTATCAATTCCTGATCGGCGTGAAGCAGATCCCGTTCCGCGAACTGGCGCAGTGCCGAATTGCTGCTGACCAAGTGATCGACGGCAAAGTGCCGGATCCTACCGGCGGCGCCACGCACTATTACGCCACCAGCATCAAGGCACCGGGCTGGGCGGCGAAGGCCAAGCAGACATTGAAGCTCGGGCACCACGTCTTTTTCAAGGATGTTCCGTGA
- a CDS encoding gp53-like domain-containing protein, which translates to MGVVWNFGANGYLALPSWLGGVIIQWGQQTAQVGTAIAANAYPFPMAFPNQIFRIIGDRASEMQNSNNPSTAHYFTANTINWSVTHVRASGSVAIPFVYLAIGR; encoded by the coding sequence ATGGGCGTCGTGTGGAATTTCGGTGCCAATGGTTACCTCGCGCTACCGTCTTGGCTGGGCGGTGTGATTATTCAATGGGGCCAGCAGACGGCGCAGGTAGGTACGGCGATCGCAGCAAACGCCTATCCGTTTCCTATGGCTTTTCCCAACCAGATTTTCCGAATCATCGGGGATCGAGCCTCAGAAATGCAAAACTCTAACAACCCCTCTACGGCCCATTATTTCACGGCGAACACTATCAACTGGTCTGTGACCCATGTGCGAGCATCGGGAAGCGTGGCGATTCCTTTCGTTTATTTGGCCATTGGCCGTTGA
- a CDS encoding excisionase — protein MTKLTLTEWAKDHFRTPPCSNTLRKWAREGRISPAPIKHGRNYYVEPNAHYREPARLDRTAGSSLVERVEAARRGQGV, from the coding sequence ATGACCAAACTGACTCTCACTGAATGGGCCAAAGATCACTTCAGAACGCCTCCCTGCTCAAACACGCTGAGAAAGTGGGCACGCGAAGGGCGAATCTCCCCTGCCCCGATCAAGCATGGGCGCAATTACTATGTGGAGCCAAATGCTCACTACCGTGAACCAGCGCGGCTTGATAGGACGGCTGGAAGCAGTCTGGTTGAGCGTGTAGAGGCGGCTCGGAGAGGGCAAGGAGTATGA
- a CDS encoding lysis system i-spanin subunit Rz, which translates to MLAGFGSAWQFQDWRYGRQLAEQARLHTDTLNQMALVGAAAQQAEQDKRLALEQKLSASEKTHFEKMTNAQNDQARLRDRLATADVRLSVLIAADSASGCDVPKTTGAGSVDHATVRARLDPAHAQRIIAITDTGDRGLIALQACQAYVKALAQ; encoded by the coding sequence ATGCTCGCCGGCTTCGGCAGTGCCTGGCAGTTTCAGGACTGGCGCTATGGTCGTCAGCTCGCCGAGCAGGCCAGGCTGCACACCGACACCCTCAATCAAATGGCCCTGGTCGGTGCGGCCGCGCAACAAGCTGAGCAGGACAAGCGTCTCGCGCTCGAACAGAAGCTGTCGGCCAGCGAGAAAACCCACTTTGAGAAAATGACCAATGCACAAAACGATCAGGCTCGCCTGCGCGATCGTCTTGCCACTGCTGATGTGCGGCTGTCAGTCCTCATCGCCGCGGATTCAGCCAGTGGGTGTGACGTGCCAAAAACCACCGGCGCCGGCAGCGTGGATCATGCAACCGTACGAGCCAGACTTGACCCGGCGCATGCTCAACGAATTATCGCCATCACCGACACCGGCGACCGTGGACTGATCGCGCTTCAGGCGTGCCAAGCGTATGTAAAAGCGCTGGCTCAATGA
- a CDS encoding DUF4224 domain-containing protein: MAIILYSQAAANAGVISIARANDMFLTKDEMAVFTGYERPAAQSRWLHDNSIPCIRGGDGHAKVLRQVVISLLGGRCEAKKEPELRLK, translated from the coding sequence ATGGCGATAATTCTTTACTCGCAAGCGGCAGCAAATGCAGGGGTTATAAGCATTGCACGAGCGAACGATATGTTTCTAACGAAAGACGAAATGGCCGTATTTACGGGCTATGAGCGGCCGGCCGCTCAGTCACGCTGGTTACATGACAACTCGATCCCTTGCATTCGCGGCGGGGATGGGCATGCAAAGGTGTTGCGCCAAGTTGTCATCAGCCTCCTCGGAGGGCGCTGCGAAGCTAAGAAAGAGCCAGAGCTCCGACTGAAATAA
- a CDS encoding YmfQ family protein — protein sequence MAVARTADQYRRQLRGLLPSGPAWDPELVPEIELVLRGVALEFSRLDARAVDLMNEMDPSGVSELVPDWEAVMNLPDPCLGPNPAFEDRRLTVRRRLVEVGGQSRAYFIEIAVSQGYPDATITEHRAPRMGRSRFGVSHFGTWNAQFIWTLNTGGRKRQGRRFGASYWGGRFGTNPGDPLECLIRGPAPAHTVVHINYD from the coding sequence ATGGCTGTAGCGAGAACTGCCGATCAGTACCGCCGGCAACTACGCGGTCTGTTGCCCTCCGGCCCGGCGTGGGATCCGGAGTTGGTGCCCGAGATCGAGCTTGTGCTGCGTGGTGTGGCCCTCGAATTCTCCCGCCTCGATGCGCGCGCCGTAGACCTGATGAATGAGATGGACCCATCAGGCGTCAGCGAACTCGTTCCGGACTGGGAAGCCGTGATGAATCTGCCGGATCCATGCCTCGGCCCCAACCCTGCGTTCGAAGATCGGCGGCTTACGGTTCGAAGGCGACTGGTTGAGGTAGGCGGGCAGAGCAGGGCGTATTTCATCGAAATTGCGGTGAGCCAAGGCTATCCCGACGCCACAATCACCGAGCACCGAGCGCCCCGTATGGGGCGTTCTCGTTTTGGTGTTTCGCACTTTGGCACTTGGAATGCGCAGTTCATTTGGACGCTGAATACCGGAGGCCGTAAGCGGCAAGGTAGGCGCTTCGGTGCCAGCTATTGGGGAGGTCGGTTCGGCACTAACCCTGGTGACCCGCTGGAATGTTTGATACGCGGACCCGCGCCGGCGCATACCGTCGTGCACATCAATTATGACTGA
- a CDS encoding baseplate J/gp47 family protein — translation MPFETPSLPVLISRTQSDLASDALRRSDAQVLARTLSGTAYGLYGYLDWIVDQILPDRADEETLERVAALRLNQPRNAAQPAEGGAIFAAAAGAVLDADVVLQAADGRMYRVTAGVTTVAGTNTATIEAVEAGALGNADEGLQLTLVQPVAGVTNAFTVIAPGLSGGIEKESVESLRARVIRSYRVIPHGGSADDYETWALEFPGVTRAWCRGNYMGPGTVGLFVMRDNDPVPVPNPTQLQEIKDYIEPLRPVTAELYVLAPTLKPVLYSIHPVPDTTAVRAAITASLKDLHEREAGLGDTLLISHIREAISGAAGETDHSLTVPVADVPAAANELLTFGGITWL, via the coding sequence ATGCCGTTTGAGACACCTTCACTGCCGGTACTCATCAGTCGCACGCAAAGCGATCTGGCCAGCGACGCGCTGCGCCGCTCCGATGCGCAGGTGCTGGCCCGTACCTTGAGTGGGACAGCCTACGGGCTTTATGGATACCTCGACTGGATCGTCGACCAGATACTGCCTGACCGCGCTGATGAGGAAACCTTGGAGCGGGTGGCCGCTCTGCGGTTGAACCAGCCGCGCAATGCCGCTCAGCCTGCCGAGGGGGGCGCCATCTTCGCGGCAGCGGCCGGCGCGGTGCTGGATGCTGATGTCGTGCTTCAGGCTGCGGACGGCCGTATGTATCGAGTTACGGCTGGAGTCACGACCGTGGCCGGCACGAATACCGCAACGATTGAAGCGGTCGAAGCCGGGGCGCTTGGGAACGCCGACGAGGGACTACAGCTGACGTTGGTCCAGCCCGTGGCTGGCGTCACCAATGCCTTCACCGTCATTGCCCCGGGGCTTTCGGGCGGCATCGAAAAGGAAAGCGTGGAGTCGCTGCGTGCCAGAGTGATCCGCTCCTACCGAGTCATACCGCACGGAGGATCGGCGGACGATTACGAGACCTGGGCTTTGGAGTTTCCAGGGGTTACGCGGGCTTGGTGCCGGGGCAACTATATGGGCCCGGGCACAGTTGGGCTCTTCGTGATGCGGGACAACGATCCTGTACCAGTGCCGAACCCTACGCAGTTGCAGGAGATCAAGGATTACATCGAGCCTTTGAGGCCAGTGACGGCCGAACTTTACGTTCTGGCCCCAACATTGAAACCCGTTCTTTACAGCATTCACCCGGTACCGGATACGACGGCGGTTCGCGCGGCGATCACGGCAAGCCTGAAAGACTTGCATGAGCGCGAAGCCGGGCTGGGTGACACGCTGCTGATCAGCCACATCCGGGAGGCCATCAGCGGCGCGGCCGGGGAAACCGACCACTCGCTGACCGTACCAGTCGCAGACGTGCCCGCCGCTGCCAATGAGCTGCTGACCTTCGGAGGCATCACATGGCTGTAG
- a CDS encoding phage tail assembly chaperone, whose protein sequence is MKYLTFNDAGEINGRYDSSFYVALPSDAMEISEALWRSTLNETDGVWRLVDGELLKQPQPVVEPNLHEQERDWRDKELVKLIWLRDRHRDQLELGIETILTPELFTELLVHMQSLRDWPQSPQFPDQAQRPVGPTWIADQDK, encoded by the coding sequence ATGAAATATCTGACTTTTAATGACGCTGGTGAGATCAACGGTCGCTACGACAGCAGCTTCTATGTGGCCCTTCCCAGTGATGCAATGGAGATATCGGAAGCTTTGTGGCGTTCAACGCTGAACGAAACGGATGGTGTTTGGCGCTTGGTAGACGGTGAGTTGTTGAAGCAGCCGCAGCCTGTCGTTGAGCCGAATCTACACGAGCAGGAACGCGACTGGCGGGATAAGGAGTTGGTGAAACTGATATGGCTGCGTGACCGACATCGCGACCAATTAGAACTAGGCATCGAGACAATCCTCACTCCCGAGCTGTTTACCGAACTACTGGTGCACATGCAGTCGCTGCGCGACTGGCCCCAGTCGCCGCAGTTTCCCGATCAAGCTCAGCGGCCTGTGGGACCAACATGGATTGCTGACCAAGATAAATAA